The proteins below are encoded in one region of Belonocnema kinseyi isolate 2016_QV_RU_SX_M_011 chromosome 1, B_treatae_v1, whole genome shotgun sequence:
- the LOC117179303 gene encoding uncharacterized protein LOC117179303 — translation MSKSRVAPLKPLTIPRLELQAAVMGSRLAETIITQHTLKIRKRIFWTDSTTVLNWIRSDARKYQPFVAHRLAEVLDLTSVNEWRWVPTKINVADDATRDTEHIEIDSSCRWFTGPEFLLKKEQEWPQETSKSAVSKEAEKELKREFVLFLDEQQLPLINFSRFTSWTRLICTMARVFRFIQKCRGKKGIGGRELTAPEIEKGEKEVLKIAQGKDFADERKRLQQNKELLPTSKIRELSPKLDEDGLLRMNGRIKNNAYSQSVREPVILNGGNPIVQLLIAFYHEKSGHIGRERVINDLRSKYWITKIRSAVRAQGYNCLTCRQRKAKPIQPEMAPLPDMRTDSFIEPFTNTGVDYFGPFQVTIGRRHEKRYGVLFTCLNVRAIHLELANSLSTDSMIMALRRMISRRGKPTRLFSDNGTNFVGANIELRRALEEFNQDEILRQTAIME, via the coding sequence ATGTCCAAGAGTAGAGTCGCGCCGCTGAAACCGCTCACTATTCCGCGATTAGAACTTCAGGCAGCAGTCATGGGCAGTAGGCTGGCTGAAACAATTATCACACAGCACACTCTGAAGATACGAAAAAGAATCTTTTGGACCGACTCGACAACAGTGCTAAATTGGATCCGATCGGATGCAAGGAAGTATCAGCCATTCGTAGCGCATCGGCTAGCTGAGGTACTAGACTTGACTTCGGTAAATGAGTGGAGGTGGGTACCGACGAAGATTAACGTAGCCGACGATGCGACTCGGGATACGGAACACATTGAAATAGATTCTTCCTGTCGATGGTTCACGGGTccggaatttttattaaaaaaagaacaagagtGGCCGCAAGAGACTTCGAAGTCAGCAGTTTCGAAGGAAGCAGAGAAGGAACTCAAACGAGAGTTTGTACTTTTTCTTGACGAACAGCAGCTACCTCTTATAAATTTTTCCAGATTTACCTCATGGACCAGACTGATCTGCACGATGGCGAGAGTTTTTCGCTTCATACAGAAGTGTCGTGGCAAAAAAGGAATAGGAGGCAGGGAACTGACAGCACCCGAAATTGAAAAAGGTGAAAAGGAAGTACTGAAAATAGCACAAGGCAAGGATTTCGCGGACGAGCGAAAACGGCTGCAGCAGAATAAAGAGCTTCTACCTACTTCGAAGATCCGGGAACTTTCACCAAAGCTGGATGAGGACGGACTACTGCGAATGAACGGCAGGATAAAAAACAACGCGTACAGTCAATCCGTGCGGGAGCCTGTCATTCTAAATGGCGGAAACCCAATTGTGCAGCTCCTGATCGCATTCTACCACGAGAAATCAGGACACATTGGGCGAGAACGAGTAATAAATGATCTTCGTTCCAAGTACTGGATCACGAAGATCCGAAGCGCAGTAAGAGCCCAGGGGTACAATTGCCTGACCTGCAGACAACGGAAGGCAAAGCCTATACAACCGGAAATGGCTCCATTACCCGACATGAGAACTGATTCTTTCATCGAACCCTTTACCAATACAGGAGTGGACTACTTTGGCCCATTCCAGGTGACGATAGGAAGAAGGCATGAGAAGAGGTACGGTGTATTATTCACTTGCCTAAATGTACGAGCTATACACCTAGAGCTTGCAAACTCTTTATCAACGGACTCTATGATCATGGCCTTGAGACGTATGATCAGTCGTCGAGGAAAACCGACTAGACTCTTTTCAGACAATGGCACCAATTTCGTTGGCGCAAATATAGAACTGAGAAGAGCGCTAGAGGAGTTCAACCAGGACGAGATATTGCGACAAACTGCCATCATGGAGTAG